The proteins below are encoded in one region of Serratia symbiotica:
- the amtB gene encoding ammonium transporter AmtB yields the protein MKKFLSILSLSTVALVPSFALATPVVADKADNAFMMICTTLVLFMTLPGIALFYGGLLRSKNVLSMLTQVSITFALVCVLWVLYGYSLVFSEGNAFLGSFQMAMLKGIGIDSVIGTFHQMIHVAFQCSFACITVALVVGGIAERIRFSAVVIFAAIWFTLSYLPIAHMVWGGGFLAADGTLDFAGGTVVHINAASASLIGAYLLGKRVGFGREAFKPHNLPMVFTGASILYIGWFGFNAGSASAANGIAALAFLNTVIATAGAILSWIFAEWMARGKPSLLGACSGCIAGLVAVTPAAGSVGVGGALLIGLAGGIAGLWGVVMLKKWLNVDDTCDVFGVHGVCGIVGCLLTGVFTASSLGGIGYAEGVTMGHQVWSQLISVVITLVWSGIAAFIAFKVADVIVGLRVAEEQEHEGLDVNSHGERAYNS from the coding sequence ATGAAAAAATTTTTATCCATATTGAGCTTGAGCACGGTAGCATTGGTACCTTCTTTTGCTCTGGCCACTCCGGTGGTCGCAGACAAGGCTGACAACGCATTCATGATGATTTGCACCACTTTGGTGCTGTTCATGACGTTGCCGGGCATTGCGCTGTTTTATGGCGGTTTGCTGCGTTCCAAGAACGTGCTTTCCATGCTGACTCAGGTTTCTATCACTTTTGCTCTAGTGTGCGTGCTATGGGTGCTATACGGTTACAGCCTAGTCTTCAGCGAGGGCAATGCGTTTTTGGGTAGTTTCCAGATGGCGATGCTGAAAGGGATCGGCATAGACAGCGTTATCGGCACTTTCCATCAGATGATCCATGTTGCTTTCCAATGTTCCTTCGCCTGTATTACCGTGGCGCTGGTAGTGGGGGGGATTGCCGAGCGCATCCGGTTCTCTGCGGTAGTGATTTTCGCCGCCATTTGGTTCACCCTCTCCTACCTGCCGATTGCGCACATGGTATGGGGCGGCGGTTTCTTGGCGGCTGATGGCACGCTGGACTTTGCTGGCGGTACTGTGGTGCACATCAACGCCGCCAGCGCAAGTTTGATCGGTGCTTACCTGCTGGGCAAGCGCGTCGGATTTGGTAGGGAAGCGTTCAAACCGCACAACCTACCGATGGTATTTACCGGTGCCTCTATCCTGTATATCGGCTGGTTCGGCTTCAATGCTGGCTCTGCCAGCGCGGCCAACGGCATTGCGGCATTGGCATTCTTGAACACCGTAATTGCAACCGCCGGTGCCATTCTCTCTTGGATATTCGCTGAGTGGATGGCGCGCGGTAAGCCTTCGCTATTGGGTGCCTGTTCTGGCTGCATCGCTGGCTTGGTTGCGGTGACCCCGGCTGCGGGTAGCGTCGGCGTTGGTGGAGCGCTGCTCATCGGCTTGGCGGGAGGCATTGCTGGCCTATGGGGCGTGGTCATGCTGAAGAAATGGCTGAATGTGGATGATACTTGTGATGTGTTCGGCGTGCACGGCGTTTGCGGTATTGTTGGTTGTCTGCTAACGGGGGTGTTCACCGCATCTTCACTAGGCGGCATCGGTTATGCAGAAGGTGTAACCATGGGACACCAGGTGTGGAGCCAGCTAATAAGCGTAGTGATCACCCTGGTGTGGTCTGGCATTGCCGCCTTTATCGCTTTCAAAGTGGCCGATGTTATCGTAGGCTTGCGTGTAGCGGAAGAACAAGAGCACGAAGGTTTGGATGTCAATAGTCACGGCGAGCGCGCTTACAACTCATAA
- a CDS encoding MGMT family protein — protein sequence MHPVAPSFSQRVFHVVAAIPYGKITTYGEVARLAGSPRAARQVGGVLRRLPEGSTLPWHRVMNRHGQISQQGEDFQRQRQALLEEGIIFSTHSTVDFQLYGWYQ from the coding sequence ATGCACCCCGTAGCCCCCTCCTTTAGCCAACGCGTGTTCCATGTGGTGGCCGCCATTCCCTATGGCAAGATCACCACCTACGGTGAAGTGGCACGGCTGGCGGGATCACCGCGCGCAGCGCGTCAGGTCGGCGGTGTATTGCGACGTTTGCCGGAAGGCAGCACCCTACCCTGGCATCGGGTGATGAATCGCCATGGACAAATTTCGCAGCAGGGCGAAGACTTTCAGCGGCAGAGGCAGGCATTGCTCGAAGAAGGGATTATTTTCAGCACGCACAGTACTGTGGACTTTCAGCTATACGGCTGGTACCAATAA
- the glnK gene encoding P-II family nitrogen regulator has product MKLVSVVIKPFKLEDVREALSAVGIQGLTVTEVKGFGRQKGHAELYRGAEYSVNFLPKVKIDIAIADDQLDDVIDVISKAAYTGKIGDGKIFVAELQHVIRIRTGETDEAAL; this is encoded by the coding sequence ATGAAGCTGGTGAGCGTAGTGATCAAACCATTCAAGCTGGAGGATGTGCGTGAAGCCTTATCCGCTGTAGGTATTCAGGGGCTGACTGTCACTGAAGTGAAAGGCTTTGGCCGCCAGAAAGGACATGCTGAGCTTTATCGTGGCGCAGAATACAGCGTCAACTTCCTACCTAAAGTAAAGATTGACATCGCCATTGCCGACGACCAATTGGATGACGTGATTGATGTCATTAGCAAAGCTGCCTATACCGGAAAAATCGGCGACGGCAAAATTTTCGTTGCCGAATTGCAGCATGTCATTCGCATTCGCACCGGCGAAACAGACGAAGCAGCACTGTAA
- a CDS encoding Lrp/AsnC family transcriptional regulator → MLDKTDRKLLCMLQQDCTQSLQALAEAVNLTSTPCWKRLKRLEDEGYIRGRVALLDNEKLGLGLTAFVLIKTQQHSSEWYRTFVQLTAQIPEVLAFYRMAGEYDYLMQVEVADMKSYDIFYKRLVNGVPGLVDVTSSFAMEKIKYTTALPVPE, encoded by the coding sequence ATGCTAGATAAAACAGACCGTAAGCTGCTATGTATGTTGCAGCAGGACTGCACCCAATCGCTACAGGCGCTGGCCGAAGCGGTCAATTTAACCTCCACTCCATGCTGGAAACGGCTGAAGCGGCTGGAGGATGAAGGCTATATCCGTGGCCGAGTGGCGCTGCTGGACAACGAAAAGTTGGGTCTAGGGCTGACGGCCTTTGTGCTGATTAAAACCCAGCAGCACAGCAGCGAGTGGTATCGGACGTTTGTTCAACTGACTGCCCAAATTCCCGAGGTGTTAGCGTTCTACCGCATGGCGGGTGAATACGACTACCTGATGCAAGTGGAAGTGGCGGATATGAAGAGCTACGACATCTTTTACAAGCGGCTAGTCAACGGCGTGCCAGGCCTGGTCGATGTCACTTCCAGCTTCGCCATGGAGAAAATCAAATATACCACCGCGCTGCCAGTGCCAGAGTGA
- the tesB gene encoding acyl-CoA thioesterase II translates to MGKELHRLLDLLDLEKIEEGVFRGQSEDLGLRQLFGGQLIGQALYAAKQTVLDERSVHSFHSYFLRPGNSSKPILYEVENLRDGHSFSTRRITAIQHDKPIFYMTASFQSREVGFEHQNTMPKVSLPEGLMSESEIAQELAHRLPEKLREKFIGQKPLEMRPVKFHNPLKGSVQEPHRYVWLRANGSMPDDPHIHQHLLSYASDFHLLPTALQPHGVGFLEPDMQVATIDHSMWFHRPFRMDDWLLYAVESTSASGARGFVRGQIYTREGVLVASTVQEGVIRQHRT, encoded by the coding sequence ATGGGGAAAGAATTGCATCGTCTCCTTGATCTATTGGATTTGGAGAAAATCGAAGAAGGGGTGTTTCGAGGACAGAGCGAAGATTTGGGATTACGCCAGCTATTCGGGGGTCAATTGATCGGCCAAGCGCTGTACGCCGCTAAGCAAACGGTGTTGGACGAGCGCAGCGTACACTCGTTCCACAGCTATTTTCTGCGCCCAGGCAACAGCAGCAAACCCATCCTGTATGAAGTGGAAAATTTGCGCGATGGCCACAGCTTTAGTACCCGCCGCATCACCGCCATCCAGCATGATAAACCGATCTTCTATATGACCGCCTCCTTCCAAAGCCGGGAGGTTGGCTTTGAACATCAGAACACCATGCCGAAGGTGTCGCTACCAGAAGGTCTGATGTCCGAGTCCGAAATCGCCCAGGAGCTGGCGCACAGGCTGCCGGAAAAGTTGCGTGAGAAGTTTATCGGCCAGAAGCCGTTGGAGATGCGGCCAGTGAAGTTCCACAACCCGCTGAAAGGCAGCGTGCAAGAACCGCACCGTTACGTGTGGTTGCGCGCCAATGGCAGCATGCCGGACGACCCGCATATTCATCAGCACCTGCTAAGTTATGCCTCCGATTTCCATTTGCTGCCGACGGCGCTGCAACCGCATGGCGTCGGCTTCCTAGAACCAGACATGCAGGTGGCCACCATCGACCACTCGATGTGGTTCCATCGTCCCTTCCGCATGGATGACTGGTTGCTGTACGCGGTAGAAAGCACTTCTGCCTCAGGTGCACGTGGTTTCGTGCGTGGTCAGATCTATACCCGCGAGGGGGTTCTGGTGGCCAGCACGGTGCAAGAAGGGGTAATTCGCCAGCACCGAACATAA
- a CDS encoding DMT family transporter, giving the protein MTSKIKNTGIIIILFTLVALTWGTTWMAMKIAVSTVPPIYATGLRFLAASPLLILLSYFTRTPLLFPKGNRVFQLWVCIAYFAIPFTLMIYGERYVNSALASIIFANMPVAVLMTSVLLLGERVSMTQLAGLILGVGSLAGILWLESANSGETRWPGVLALLAAVLIHAVMYVLCKKRGQKVSVLTYNTLPCLGAGFLLLFFGHFVEMPDTRLFSVSSLSAVAYLGVIAGVCGIMAYFALQQYASAFQASLVFLVFPLIAIGIEKMVENTTISNASLWLILPLLIGILLTLYSNKAASLKSQLIKPRL; this is encoded by the coding sequence ATGACGAGTAAAATTAAGAATACGGGAATAATTATCATCTTATTCACGCTGGTTGCCCTCACATGGGGTACCACATGGATGGCAATGAAAATTGCCGTCTCCACTGTCCCCCCCATTTATGCCACTGGATTACGTTTTCTGGCGGCTTCACCGCTCTTAATACTATTGAGCTATTTCACCCGGACACCGCTGTTATTTCCCAAAGGCAACCGAGTATTTCAACTTTGGGTGTGCATCGCCTATTTTGCTATCCCTTTTACGTTGATGATTTATGGTGAGCGCTATGTTAACTCAGCATTGGCTTCAATTATTTTTGCCAATATGCCTGTCGCTGTATTGATGACCTCCGTTTTATTATTAGGGGAACGCGTGAGTATGACGCAATTGGCGGGACTGATTCTTGGCGTCGGCAGCCTGGCTGGCATTCTGTGGCTAGAGTCAGCCAATAGCGGAGAAACACGGTGGCCCGGCGTGCTAGCGCTGTTAGCAGCGGTGCTAATTCATGCCGTTATGTATGTATTATGTAAAAAGCGTGGGCAAAAAGTCTCCGTACTGACCTACAATACCTTACCTTGTCTCGGCGCTGGTTTTTTACTGCTCTTTTTTGGACATTTTGTTGAAATGCCCGATACCCGTCTATTTTCAGTAAGTTCACTGTCAGCGGTTGCCTATTTGGGTGTGATCGCTGGCGTCTGCGGTATTATGGCCTATTTCGCCCTACAGCAATATGCCAGTGCATTTCAGGCATCTCTGGTATTTCTGGTCTTTCCACTTATCGCTATTGGCATTGAAAAAATGGTTGAAAATACCACTATCAGCAACGCCTCGCTGTGGCTTATTCTGCCATTATTAATCGGAAT
- a CDS encoding SmdB family multidrug efflux ABC transporter permease/ATP-binding protein: MNKVQKLWPTLKRLLAYGSPYRKPLGIAVLMLWVAAAAEVAGPILISYFIDHYVAKGQLPLAIVGGLATTYVLLELLAAALHYFQALLFNQAAVGVVQRLRTDVMDAALRQPLSAFDTQPVGQLISRVTNDTEVIKDLYVMVVSTVLKSAALIGTMLVAMFLLDWRMALVAICIFPAVLVVMGIYQYYSAPIVRRVRSYLADINDGFNEVINGMSVIQQFRQQIRFGERLRAASKRHYTARMQTLRLDGFLLRPLLSLFSMLVLCGLLMLFGLSGEGVISAGVLYAFINYLGRLNEPLIELTSQQSILQQALVAGERVFELMDRCQQRYGTETHPLTSGSIDVKDLSFAYRADKKVLQHISLSVPSCGFTALVGHTGSGKSTLANLLMGYYPVNEGEVRLGGRLLSSLSHRTLRQGMAMVQQEPAVIAESVLANITLGRNIDEKTVWQALETVQLADLVRSFPQGIHTRLGEQGNNLSVGQKQLLAMARVLVQAPQILILDEATANIDSGTEQAIQHALRLIRERTTLIVIAHRLSTIVDADSILVLHRGHVVEQGNHLQLLGQQGRYYQMYQLQQVGEALAVREESQSA; encoded by the coding sequence ATGAATAAAGTGCAAAAGCTGTGGCCGACGCTAAAACGGCTGCTGGCTTACGGTTCGCCATACCGCAAACCGCTGGGGATTGCGGTGTTGATGCTGTGGGTGGCGGCAGCGGCGGAAGTCGCTGGGCCAATCTTGATCAGCTATTTTATCGATCACTACGTTGCCAAAGGGCAACTGCCGCTGGCAATCGTCGGCGGGCTGGCGACGACCTACGTACTGCTAGAACTGCTGGCGGCGGCGTTGCATTATTTCCAGGCGCTGTTGTTCAATCAGGCGGCGGTGGGGGTGGTGCAGCGTTTGCGCACCGATGTGATGGACGCCGCGCTGCGCCAGCCGCTCAGTGCCTTCGACACCCAGCCGGTCGGGCAGTTGATCTCGCGCGTTACCAACGATACCGAGGTTATCAAGGATCTTTACGTGATGGTGGTCTCCACGGTGCTGAAAAGCGCCGCGTTGATCGGTACCATGCTGGTGGCAATGTTCCTCCTCGACTGGCGCATGGCACTGGTGGCGATCTGCATCTTCCCGGCAGTACTTGTGGTGATGGGCATCTATCAGTACTACAGTGCGCCGATCGTGCGGCGGGTGCGCAGCTATCTGGCGGATATCAACGACGGTTTTAATGAAGTGATTAACGGCATGAGTGTCATTCAGCAATTCCGTCAGCAGATCCGCTTTGGTGAGCGCCTGCGCGCAGCCAGTAAAAGGCATTACACCGCGCGCATGCAAACTCTGCGGCTGGACGGTTTTCTACTGCGGCCACTACTTAGCTTGTTTTCGATGCTGGTGCTGTGCGGCCTGCTGATGCTGTTCGGCTTGAGCGGTGAAGGTGTGATAAGCGCCGGCGTATTGTATGCCTTTATCAATTATTTGGGGCGCTTGAATGAACCGCTGATCGAGCTGACCTCGCAGCAGTCTATTTTGCAGCAGGCGCTGGTGGCTGGTGAACGCGTCTTTGAACTGATGGATCGCTGCCAACAGCGTTATGGTACGGAAACTCATCCGCTGACCAGCGGCAGCATTGATGTTAAAGACCTGAGTTTCGCCTATCGCGCGGATAAAAAGGTGTTGCAGCATATTTCATTGTCGGTGCCTTCGTGCGGTTTCACGGCGCTAGTCGGCCACACCGGCAGCGGCAAGAGCACATTGGCCAACCTGCTAATGGGCTACTACCCAGTCAATGAAGGCGAGGTGCGCCTTGGCGGCCGTCTGCTGTCCAGTCTATCGCATCGCACGCTGCGTCAGGGTATGGCAATGGTGCAGCAGGAGCCAGCGGTGATCGCCGAATCGGTGCTGGCCAATATCACGTTAGGGCGTAATATCGACGAAAAAACGGTTTGGCAGGCGCTGGAGACGGTGCAGTTGGCCGATCTGGTCCGCAGCTTCCCACAGGGCATTCACACCAGGCTGGGCGAGCAAGGTAATAACTTGTCGGTCGGCCAAAAACAACTGCTGGCGATGGCACGGGTACTGGTGCAGGCACCGCAGATCCTGATCCTCGACGAGGCGACGGCCAACATTGATTCGGGAACCGAGCAGGCCATCCAGCATGCGCTGCGTCTGATCCGTGAGCGCACCACGCTGATAGTGATCGCTCACCGTTTATCGACTATCGTCGATGCTGACTCAATTCTGGTGCTCCACCGTGGCCACGTGGTGGAGCAGGGCAATCATCTGCAACTGCTGGGGCAGCAGGGGCGCTACTACCAGATGTATCAATTGCAACAGGTGGGTGAGGCGCTGGCGGTTCGCGAGGAAAGCCAATCCGCTTGA
- the tomB gene encoding Hha toxicity modulator TomB: protein MDEYSSKRHDIAQLKFLCENLYDEGIATLDDSYHGWVNDPTSFVNLQLNELIEHIASFVMSYKIKYMDESDLSELVEEYLDDAYMLFSSYGINDSDLRRWQKTKAKLFRMFSGEGICTTMKT from the coding sequence ATGGATGAGTATTCGTCTAAGCGACATGATATTGCTCAACTCAAATTCTTGTGCGAAAATCTGTACGACGAAGGCATCGCCACCCTGGATGACAGCTACCATGGGTGGGTAAACGATCCAACGTCTTTTGTCAACCTCCAGCTCAATGAGTTGATTGAACATATTGCTTCGTTTGTGATGAGTTATAAAATTAAATACATGGATGAAAGTGATCTGTCGGAGTTAGTCGAAGAATATCTCGATGATGCCTATATGCTGTTCAGTAGCTACGGTATCAATGATTCCGATCTTCGCCGCTGGCAAAAAACCAAAGCGAAATTATTCAGAATGTTCTCAGGAGAGGGCATCTGTACTACAATGAAAACTTAG
- a CDS encoding HHA domain-containing protein, producing MTKTDYLMRLRKCTTIDTLERVIEKNKYELSNDELELFYSAADHRLAELTMNKLYDKIPTAVWKYVR from the coding sequence ATGACTAAAACTGACTATCTGATGCGTTTACGTAAATGCACCACGATTGATACGCTAGAGCGTGTTATTGAAAAAAATAAGTATGAACTTTCCAACGATGAACTGGAGCTATTTTACTCCGCAGCCGACCACCGCCTTGCTGAACTCACCATGAACAAACTGTATGATAAAATCCCTACCGCCGTTTGGAAATATGTAAGATAA
- a CDS encoding SmdA family multidrug ABC transporter permease/ATP-binding protein — protein sequence MRLFAQIGWYFRREWHRYLGAVVLLIVIAILQLLPPKLVGIIVDGVTEKQMSTDVLMAWLGLMFGSAIIVYLLRYLWRVLLFGASYQLAVELRENFYRQLSHQNPAFYLRHRTGDLMARATNDVDRVVFAAGEGVLTLVDSLVMGVIVLVVMSTQISWQLTLLSLIPMPLMAIVIKYYGDQLHQRFKSAQAAFSRLNDQAQESMTSIRMIKAFGLEDHQSKRFAEVAVQTGAKNMHVARVDACFDPTIYIAIGTSNLLAIGGGSWMVVNGSLTLGQLTSFVMYLGLMIWPMLALAWMFNIVERGSAAYSRIRSLLAEAPTVQDGQLPLPAGRGVLVADIRAFHYPESKLSVLYKVMLRLEPGQMLGLCGPTGAGKSTLLSLIQRQFDVDAGQISYHGLPLSQVKLDDWRLRLSVVSQTPFLFSDSVANNIALGNPGATQEQIEQAARLASVHEDILRLPQGYETEVGERGVMLSGGQKQRISIARALLLDTEILILDDALSAVDGRTEHQILHNLRRWGQDRTVIISAHRLSALTGASEILVMQHGSVVQRGEHPALATQPGWYRDMYRYQQLEAALDEVPDCGEEALANE from the coding sequence GTGAGATTATTTGCTCAAATCGGTTGGTATTTCCGCCGAGAATGGCACCGCTACCTGGGGGCAGTGGTGTTGCTGATCGTTATCGCTATTCTGCAACTGTTACCGCCCAAGCTGGTAGGCATTATCGTGGATGGTGTCACCGAAAAACAGATGTCGACCGACGTGCTGATGGCATGGCTGGGGCTGATGTTTGGTTCCGCGATTATTGTTTACCTGCTGCGCTACCTGTGGCGGGTATTGCTGTTTGGCGCGTCTTACCAGTTGGCCGTCGAGCTACGCGAGAATTTCTACCGCCAGCTTAGTCACCAGAACCCGGCTTTCTACCTGCGTCACCGCACTGGCGATCTGATGGCGCGTGCCACCAACGACGTGGATCGGGTGGTGTTTGCTGCTGGTGAAGGTGTGTTGACACTGGTGGACTCACTAGTGATGGGGGTGATAGTGCTGGTGGTGATGAGCACCCAAATCAGTTGGCAACTGACGCTCCTGTCTTTGATCCCAATGCCGCTGATGGCGATCGTCATCAAATATTACGGCGACCAACTGCATCAGCGCTTTAAATCAGCACAGGCGGCGTTTTCCCGCCTGAACGATCAGGCGCAGGAAAGTATGACCAGCATCCGCATGATCAAAGCCTTTGGTCTGGAGGATCACCAGTCCAAGCGGTTCGCCGAAGTGGCGGTGCAGACAGGTGCGAAGAACATGCATGTGGCGCGGGTTGACGCGTGCTTTGACCCGACGATCTATATCGCCATCGGCACCTCCAATCTGTTGGCTATTGGCGGCGGCAGTTGGATGGTAGTGAACGGTTCTCTAACGCTGGGGCAGTTGACCAGCTTTGTGATGTATCTCGGCCTGATGATTTGGCCGATGTTAGCGCTGGCTTGGATGTTCAATATCGTTGAACGCGGCAGTGCCGCATACAGCCGCATCCGTAGCCTGCTTGCAGAGGCACCGACGGTACAAGATGGTCAACTGCCGCTGCCTGCTGGCCGTGGCGTATTGGTGGCGGATATCCGAGCATTCCATTACCCAGAGAGTAAGCTGTCTGTGTTGTACAAGGTCATGTTGAGGCTAGAGCCTGGGCAGATGCTGGGGTTGTGCGGGCCAACGGGGGCCGGTAAATCGACGCTGTTATCGCTGATCCAGCGCCAGTTCGACGTTGACGCTGGTCAGATAAGCTACCACGGCTTGCCGCTGAGCCAGGTCAAGCTTGATGATTGGCGTTTGCGGTTGTCGGTGGTCAGTCAGACGCCATTCTTATTCTCCGACAGCGTGGCGAACAATATTGCGCTAGGCAATCCGGGAGCGACGCAAGAGCAAATTGAACAGGCGGCGCGGCTGGCCAGCGTGCACGAGGATATCCTGCGTCTGCCACAGGGCTATGAAACTGAAGTGGGCGAACGCGGTGTGATGCTCTCTGGTGGTCAGAAGCAGCGTATTTCCATCGCCCGTGCGCTGTTACTGGACACAGAGATCCTGATCCTCGACGATGCACTTTCAGCGGTAGATGGTCGTACTGAGCACCAAATTCTGCATAACTTGCGCCGTTGGGGGCAGGATCGCACGGTGATTATCAGTGCGCACCGGCTGTCGGCATTGACCGGAGCTAGCGAGATCCTGGTGATGCAGCATGGTAGCGTGGTGCAGCGCGGTGAACACCCAGCGCTGGCGACTCAGCCAGGTTGGTATCGCGATATGTACCGCTACCAGCAGTTGGAGGCGGCGCTGGATGAAGTGCCGGACTGCGGTGAGGAAGCGTTAGCCAATGAATAA